One window from the genome of Rhodopirellula halodulae encodes:
- a CDS encoding Gfo/Idh/MocA family protein has protein sequence MSDGKVKMAMVGLGFGSEFISIYQAHPDAEVVAICRRNEAELNKTGDQFGIERRYTEYDQVLADPEVQCVHINSPIADHAWMSLKALDAGKHVMCTVPMATTIEECQQICEKVKETGLKYMMAETVVYSREFLFIKDMYEKGELGKIQHLAASHPQDMDGWPSYWEEMIPMHYATHVVSPCLGLTNALAESVSCFGSGTVRDDIAKKSGSKFAVESCHIKLKDSDITAHIWRFLFDVARQYRESFDVYGTKRSFEWTLIEDEPHVLHTAKKPENEIPEKIEIPDFAHLLPEPIRRFTLPAEIHDAEHLSFVQGGGHGGSHPHMVHEFVTAVKEDRDPWPNAPTAANWTCTGLCAHESALKGGELVRLPDFS, from the coding sequence ATGAGTGATGGCAAAGTAAAGATGGCGATGGTCGGCCTGGGATTCGGGTCGGAGTTCATTTCGATCTACCAAGCTCACCCGGACGCGGAAGTCGTCGCCATTTGCCGACGAAACGAAGCGGAACTCAACAAAACAGGTGATCAGTTCGGAATTGAACGCCGGTACACCGAATACGATCAGGTCTTGGCGGATCCCGAGGTGCAGTGCGTGCACATCAACAGTCCCATCGCCGATCACGCTTGGATGTCACTGAAAGCCCTCGACGCGGGCAAGCACGTGATGTGCACCGTTCCGATGGCCACCACCATCGAAGAATGCCAGCAGATTTGCGAGAAAGTGAAGGAAACCGGGCTGAAATACATGATGGCGGAAACCGTGGTCTACAGCCGCGAATTTTTGTTCATCAAAGACATGTACGAAAAGGGTGAGCTTGGAAAAATCCAGCATCTGGCGGCTTCGCACCCGCAAGACATGGACGGCTGGCCGAGCTACTGGGAAGAGATGATTCCCATGCACTACGCGACTCACGTCGTCAGCCCTTGCCTCGGTTTGACCAACGCTTTGGCTGAATCCGTGAGCTGCTTTGGGTCTGGCACCGTTCGTGATGACATCGCGAAAAAGTCGGGCAGCAAGTTTGCCGTTGAAAGCTGCCACATCAAATTGAAGGACAGCGACATCACGGCTCACATCTGGCGATTCTTGTTCGACGTGGCTCGTCAATACCGCGAAAGCTTTGACGTCTACGGCACCAAACGCAGTTTTGAGTGGACTCTGATTGAAGACGAGCCACACGTGCTGCACACCGCAAAGAAACCAGAGAACGAGATTCCAGAGAAGATCGAAATCCCGGACTTCGCTCACTTGCTCCCAGAACCGATTCGTCGCTTCACGTTGCCCGCCGAAATTCACGACGCCGAACACTTGTCGTTCGTTCAAGGCGGCGGCCACGGCGGATCGCACCCACACATGGTGCACGAATTCGTGACGGCGGTGAAAGAAGATCGCGATCCGTGGCCCAACGCTCCGACAGCAGCCAACTGGACCTGCACCGGCTTGTGTGCACACGAATCAGCGTTGAAGGGCGGCGAGCTGGTCCGATTGCCCGACTTCAGCTGA
- a CDS encoding L-serine ammonia-lyase produces the protein MMTSAGVSPPLGPFFGVFDLFKVGIGPSSSHSVGPMRAAESFLKTLKSLHQLEHVRRVQVDLYNSLALTGLGHQTDVALLMGLCGEVPDQIDTETIPTKLQSIRESQTLPLGGTTPIAFDESTDLIFHRRTDRNLHPNTMRFSAFLKSDSRSASLEQTYLSIGGGFVVQEGEAPSQDSPQMDNVPYPFTSASELLEHCDQHGLAIHEVALQNEVSFRSEQEIHDGLQHIWQVMQECVDKGCHTEGTLPGGLDVKRRAPNLFRKLTERGTPTDHDPLCLLDWVDLFALAVNEENAAGGRVVTAPTNGAAGIIPAVLHYLVRFCPDVNDTTVHRFLLTASVIGSLYKRNASISGAEVGCQGEVGVACSMAAGALTEALGGTPHQAEEAAEIGMEHNLGLTCDPIKGLVQVPCIERNAMGAVKAINASRLAMGSDGKHFVSLDRVIRVMKRTGADMSARYKETSRGGLAVNISEC, from the coding sequence ATGATGACCTCGGCAGGTGTGTCTCCGCCTCTCGGCCCTTTCTTCGGCGTCTTTGATCTGTTCAAAGTCGGCATTGGCCCGTCCAGCTCTCACTCGGTGGGGCCGATGCGCGCCGCGGAGTCTTTCCTGAAAACGCTGAAATCGCTCCACCAGCTTGAACACGTCCGCCGCGTTCAAGTCGATCTCTACAATTCATTGGCCCTGACGGGTCTTGGGCACCAAACCGACGTGGCGTTGCTAATGGGATTGTGCGGTGAAGTCCCAGACCAAATCGACACCGAAACCATTCCGACCAAACTCCAATCCATTCGCGAGTCGCAAACATTGCCGCTTGGTGGCACCACGCCCATTGCATTCGATGAGTCCACCGACCTGATCTTTCACCGGCGAACGGACCGGAATCTGCATCCCAACACGATGCGTTTCTCGGCGTTTCTAAAAAGCGACTCTCGGTCCGCTTCGCTCGAACAAACCTATCTTTCGATCGGTGGTGGCTTTGTCGTCCAAGAAGGTGAAGCTCCTTCCCAGGACTCGCCACAGATGGACAACGTCCCGTACCCGTTCACCTCTGCCAGCGAACTTCTGGAACACTGCGATCAACACGGCCTCGCGATTCACGAAGTCGCGTTGCAGAACGAGGTGAGCTTTCGAAGCGAACAAGAAATCCATGATGGCCTTCAACACATTTGGCAAGTGATGCAGGAGTGCGTTGACAAAGGCTGCCACACCGAAGGAACGCTACCAGGCGGACTGGACGTGAAACGGCGCGCTCCCAACTTGTTCCGCAAACTCACCGAACGAGGAACGCCAACCGATCACGATCCTCTTTGCCTGCTGGATTGGGTTGATCTCTTTGCGTTGGCCGTGAACGAAGAAAACGCGGCGGGTGGAAGAGTCGTCACGGCTCCGACGAATGGAGCCGCTGGCATCATCCCGGCCGTTCTTCATTACCTGGTCCGCTTCTGCCCGGATGTGAACGACACCACCGTCCATCGCTTCTTACTCACCGCTTCGGTGATTGGCTCACTCTACAAACGCAACGCCTCAATCTCCGGCGCAGAAGTTGGTTGCCAAGGCGAGGTCGGTGTGGCTTGTTCGATGGCTGCCGGTGCGTTGACGGAAGCTCTCGGCGGCACACCCCATCAAGCCGAAGAAGCCGCCGAGATTGGCATGGAACACAACCTTGGACTCACCTGCGATCCCATCAAGGGGCTGGTCCAAGTGCCTTGCATTGAACGCAACGCAATGGGAGCCGTCAAAGCAATCAATGCCAGTCGGCTCGCGATGGGCAGCGACGGCAAACACTTCGTCTCGCTCGACCGAGTGATACGCGTGATGAAACGCACCGGTGCGGACATGTCAGCCCGATACAAGGAAACCTCTCGCGGCGGATTGGCGGTGAACATCAGTGAGTGCTGA
- the rho gene encoding transcription termination factor Rho, whose translation MAKKKRAPRGRGGFGSQNGGQGQGGGGGKSRSRRRRRGGGGGGNGGNNGEPADFVSDAPLEEWDGILELHPNGYGFLRSPKNNYSRERTDPFVPGTMIEKFGLRQGLMLKTMVQQAKRQQGPRVREILDVDGMSPESFADVSNFDELTPINPEESLKLEHGKLPLTNRVIDLLAPLGKGQRALIVAPPRSGKTIMLQHIAEGISTNHPELTMMVLLIDERPEEVTDMRRSIRGGEVIASSLDMDIESHVRLSQLVIDRAKRLAEMGQDVFLMLDSITRLARAFNKWVGKSGRGGATGTGGLDIRAMDVPKKLFATARAFQEGGSLTIVGTCLVDTNSRMDDAIFQEFKGTGNMEVVLDRRLADRRVYPAIDISQSGTRREELLLDEETYETVSMLRRTLSEMHPVDAMEQLTKQLGRFDDNEGFLKLISGAKLA comes from the coding sequence ATGGCGAAGAAAAAACGTGCCCCGCGTGGTCGAGGTGGTTTTGGTTCCCAAAATGGCGGTCAAGGCCAAGGTGGTGGCGGGGGCAAATCACGCTCCCGTCGTCGACGCCGTGGAGGCGGTGGCGGTGGCAACGGCGGCAACAATGGGGAACCAGCGGATTTCGTCAGTGATGCACCGCTGGAAGAGTGGGATGGCATCCTGGAACTGCACCCCAACGGCTACGGTTTTCTTCGAAGCCCGAAAAACAATTACTCCCGCGAACGCACCGATCCATTCGTTCCCGGAACGATGATCGAGAAATTCGGGCTGCGACAAGGCCTGATGCTCAAGACCATGGTGCAACAGGCCAAACGCCAACAAGGACCTCGCGTTCGCGAAATCCTTGACGTCGACGGCATGTCTCCGGAATCTTTCGCAGACGTCAGCAACTTCGATGAACTGACCCCGATCAACCCTGAAGAGTCACTCAAACTTGAACACGGAAAGCTACCGCTGACCAACCGTGTAATCGATCTGCTGGCTCCTTTGGGCAAAGGCCAACGTGCCCTGATCGTCGCTCCGCCTCGCAGCGGCAAAACGATCATGCTTCAGCACATCGCGGAAGGCATTTCCACGAACCATCCCGAACTGACGATGATGGTGCTGCTGATCGACGAACGCCCGGAAGAAGTCACCGACATGCGTCGCAGCATTCGCGGCGGTGAGGTGATCGCCAGCAGTCTCGACATGGACATCGAAAGCCATGTCCGACTCAGTCAACTGGTCATCGATCGAGCCAAGCGTTTGGCCGAAATGGGACAAGACGTCTTTTTGATGCTGGACTCGATCACGCGTCTGGCTCGTGCCTTCAACAAATGGGTTGGCAAGTCAGGACGCGGCGGAGCGACCGGGACCGGTGGTTTGGACATCCGAGCCATGGACGTTCCGAAGAAACTCTTCGCGACCGCGCGTGCGTTCCAAGAAGGCGGCTCGCTGACCATCGTCGGCACCTGTTTGGTCGACACCAATTCGCGAATGGACGATGCCATTTTCCAAGAGTTCAAAGGAACGGGAAACATGGAAGTCGTTCTTGATCGCCGCTTGGCCGATCGTCGCGTCTATCCCGCCATCGACATCTCGCAATCCGGCACACGCCGCGAAGAACTTTTGCTGGATGAAGAAACCTACGAAACCGTATCGATGCTGCGTCGCACACTCAGCGAAATGCACCCAGTCGATGCAATGGAACAATTGACCAAACAACTCGGTCGATTTGATGATAACGAAGGCTTCCTCAAACTGATCTCCGGTGCCAAACTGGCTTGA
- a CDS encoding SPFH domain-containing protein encodes MSSSSKQNSPLDSPALKRLLRQGLIGTAGLVLVCGGLLAVFWFYMFCRIEVPSGHIAVLLKKTGAEIENDMEVVPESEFGNYKGLQEKVLTEGRYFYNPWNWEWDIVQQVEIPENRLGVRIRLHGDDLDYGNLIAYDNRQKGIAAEVLRPGRHGLNAIVYEAGKPVPTYRDNYVELVELHEPIVIPAGFKGVVTLLSAPLADDPNQLIVEEGRRGVQKKTLDPGVYYINPYVQRVNLVDCRSQRFNLSTGGEMGFPSRDGFWVRLDGRIEFRVDPERAAEVFVTYNDSGNDNGLDARVEEEIIEKIILPNARSFCRLRGSDNSGRDFILGDKRLAFQEDFQQTLGETCQRQGIEIIQALVTRISPPQQIASPVRDRQIATQQAQQYVKEIEQQASEQQLKIEQEMVKRKEALVEVDREVIKLTTEAMRQQEVAVIEAEQRKKVAEVELAAAKDQSEAILAQGKAEAEVIGFENEAEAAGWAKSVEAYNGNGDEYARWVMLRKLAPSYRQMMVNTADSSLMNIFTEFSGGANDKAADVTQNASKANNQTNSGETE; translated from the coding sequence ATGAGTTCTTCCTCAAAACAGAATTCCCCCCTGGATTCTCCGGCGCTGAAGCGTCTGCTTCGTCAGGGGCTGATCGGAACGGCCGGACTAGTGCTGGTCTGCGGCGGTTTGCTCGCGGTGTTTTGGTTCTACATGTTTTGCCGCATCGAAGTTCCCAGCGGCCACATCGCGGTGCTGCTGAAGAAAACCGGTGCGGAGATTGAGAACGACATGGAAGTGGTGCCCGAATCCGAATTCGGGAACTACAAGGGGCTCCAAGAAAAGGTGCTGACCGAAGGCCGGTACTTCTACAACCCATGGAACTGGGAATGGGACATCGTTCAACAGGTTGAGATTCCCGAGAACCGACTTGGGGTTCGCATCCGATTGCATGGTGACGATCTCGATTACGGCAATCTGATTGCCTACGACAACCGGCAAAAAGGCATCGCCGCGGAGGTGTTGCGTCCTGGTCGTCACGGTTTGAACGCGATCGTGTACGAAGCCGGTAAACCTGTTCCCACCTATCGAGATAACTATGTTGAACTGGTGGAGCTTCACGAGCCGATCGTGATCCCAGCCGGTTTCAAAGGCGTCGTCACGCTGTTGTCAGCACCGCTGGCCGACGATCCCAATCAATTGATCGTGGAAGAAGGACGACGTGGGGTCCAAAAGAAAACCCTCGATCCCGGTGTCTATTACATCAACCCCTACGTCCAACGTGTGAATCTGGTTGATTGCCGAAGCCAACGTTTCAATCTGTCGACGGGTGGAGAGATGGGGTTCCCCAGTCGCGATGGATTCTGGGTTCGTTTGGATGGTCGTATCGAATTTCGAGTGGACCCTGAGCGTGCTGCCGAGGTGTTCGTGACCTACAACGATTCTGGCAACGACAATGGTTTGGATGCCCGAGTCGAGGAGGAGATCATTGAGAAGATCATCCTTCCTAATGCTCGTTCCTTCTGTCGTCTGCGAGGCAGTGACAACTCCGGTCGCGATTTCATCTTGGGCGACAAACGGCTCGCTTTCCAAGAAGACTTTCAGCAGACGTTGGGAGAAACTTGCCAGCGTCAGGGCATTGAGATCATCCAGGCACTGGTCACTCGAATCTCGCCGCCCCAGCAAATCGCATCTCCCGTGCGAGATCGACAAATTGCGACTCAGCAAGCTCAGCAATACGTGAAAGAAATTGAACAGCAAGCCAGTGAACAGCAACTGAAGATCGAACAGGAAATGGTCAAACGCAAAGAAGCGTTGGTCGAAGTCGATCGCGAAGTCATCAAACTCACGACGGAGGCCATGCGACAACAAGAAGTGGCTGTCATTGAAGCCGAGCAACGCAAGAAGGTCGCTGAGGTCGAGCTGGCCGCCGCGAAAGACCAATCCGAAGCCATCTTGGCTCAAGGGAAAGCCGAAGCCGAAGTGATCGGGTTTGAGAACGAAGCCGAGGCCGCTGGATGGGCCAAGTCGGTGGAAGCCTACAACGGCAACGGTGACGAATACGCCCGCTGGGTGATGCTTCGCAAGTTGGCTCCGAGTTACCGACAGATGATGGTCAATACCGCGGACAGTTCGTTGATGAACATCTTCACGGAATTCAGTGGTGGTGCGAACGACAAGGCCGCGGATGTCACGCAAAATGCCAGCAAAGCCAACAACCAAACCAATTCAGGAGAAACCGAATGA
- a CDS encoding SPFH domain-containing protein, producing MNLRRHKSWIGLAFSGLWILGGLYIAFLWFVCRVYVPEGHSLQLRYKGPLVLTAPEAAPNRLAAEGQVGVRAKMKGPGRHFYNPIYWQRNVVPDVVILPGEIGVVTCKVGDSLPQGEFLVEGDLDGENQAIHRGILRKVFGPGRYRANPYAFEFKIVKREVKKFGNQEKRSGWVEIPTGHVGVVTLQTNNAEAGLVKGVQSKVLQPGLYPINPSEQQIDVINVGFNESSIAVSQQVDAQGNSLHDEHGEPLAIQDTGINFPSNDGFDIQLDFSAIWGVMPENAAQIVRVFGNLEAVEQKVIEPQSESICRNNGSKMGAIELLIGETREQFQTDVSDDFMKVLADKKISMLYGLVRHIYIPKNVREPIQRGYVSDELKLTRDEETKTARIEADLREAERKVDLEAERVQVETERLRAGVLAEGEKEAKEIAAETERLVAQIDRETAELEAQRSVLLGRATAESKQMSAEATADKFRLAVQAFGSPTAYNKWEFAEQLPTSLDLKMFYAGEGTLWTDLNNIQPTLPVKPTSK from the coding sequence ATGAACCTTCGTCGTCATAAATCTTGGATTGGTTTGGCGTTCAGTGGTCTGTGGATCCTGGGCGGTTTGTACATCGCGTTTCTGTGGTTCGTTTGTCGCGTTTATGTTCCCGAGGGACATAGTTTGCAACTTCGATACAAAGGGCCTTTGGTTTTGACCGCCCCCGAAGCCGCTCCCAACCGACTGGCCGCCGAAGGCCAGGTTGGTGTGCGAGCGAAGATGAAGGGACCTGGGCGGCATTTTTACAACCCAATTTATTGGCAGCGAAACGTTGTCCCCGACGTGGTGATCTTGCCAGGTGAAATTGGCGTGGTGACTTGCAAAGTGGGTGACAGCTTGCCGCAAGGTGAGTTTTTGGTCGAAGGCGACTTGGACGGTGAAAACCAGGCCATCCACCGTGGCATTTTGCGAAAGGTATTTGGACCCGGTCGCTACCGTGCCAATCCATATGCCTTTGAATTCAAAATCGTCAAACGGGAAGTGAAGAAATTCGGCAACCAAGAGAAGCGAAGTGGTTGGGTGGAAATTCCAACGGGACATGTCGGCGTGGTCACTTTGCAAACGAACAACGCCGAGGCCGGGTTGGTCAAGGGCGTTCAGTCCAAGGTTTTGCAGCCAGGGTTGTATCCGATCAATCCGAGCGAGCAGCAAATCGACGTGATCAATGTTGGGTTCAACGAATCGAGCATCGCGGTCAGTCAACAAGTCGATGCACAGGGGAATTCCTTGCACGATGAACATGGTGAGCCGTTGGCAATCCAGGACACCGGAATCAATTTTCCGAGCAACGATGGCTTTGACATCCAACTGGACTTTTCAGCGATTTGGGGCGTGATGCCTGAGAACGCCGCCCAGATCGTTCGCGTCTTTGGAAACTTGGAGGCCGTCGAACAAAAAGTCATCGAGCCGCAAAGCGAAAGCATTTGTCGCAACAATGGATCGAAGATGGGAGCCATCGAGCTGTTGATTGGAGAGACGCGAGAGCAGTTCCAAACCGATGTTAGCGACGACTTCATGAAGGTTTTGGCCGATAAGAAGATCTCGATGCTGTACGGGTTGGTTCGGCACATCTACATCCCCAAGAACGTTCGTGAACCAATCCAGCGAGGCTATGTCAGTGACGAGCTGAAGCTAACGCGCGATGAGGAAACCAAGACGGCGAGGATCGAAGCTGATTTGCGTGAAGCGGAACGCAAGGTCGACTTGGAAGCGGAACGCGTCCAAGTGGAAACTGAACGTCTGCGAGCGGGTGTCCTGGCGGAAGGCGAGAAGGAGGCCAAAGAGATCGCGGCGGAAACGGAACGGCTGGTCGCCCAGATCGATCGCGAAACGGCGGAGTTGGAAGCTCAGCGTTCAGTCTTGCTGGGGCGTGCCACCGCCGAGTCAAAGCAGATGTCCGCGGAAGCGACGGCGGACAAGTTCCGTTTGGCTGTTCAGGCGTTTGGTTCACCGACGGCCTACAACAAATGGGAATTTGCCGAGCAGTTGCCGACTTCGTTGGACCTGAAAATGTTCTACGCGGGCGAAGGCACCTTGTGGACGGATCTGAACAACATCCAGCCGACTCTGCCGGTGAAACCCACATCGAAATGA
- a CDS encoding AAA family ATPase — MNDLNEPALSDTNQASTMDGAPPHRELTERIAYASEPFQKIVSQVNQVLVGQSHLVDRMLIGLLTGGHLLIEGVPGLAKTTAVASLAKAINTGFQRLQFTPDLLPADLIGTQVYRPQDQTFVVQKGPIFSNLILADEINRAPAKVQSALLEAMQEHQVTIGGETFALPEPFLVMATQNPVEQEGTYALPEAQTDRFMLKVVVEYPTRDEELQILRRMGKTAAKMEVQSVASPEQILAAREVIDEIHVDQKVEEYIVDLVMATRCPEAYGLPLEGLIQFGGSPRATINLTLAARAAAFLAGRAYVLPADVRSIALDVLRHRVMVTYEAEAEELSSAAIVQQILDHIPVP; from the coding sequence ATGAATGATCTGAACGAACCCGCTCTGTCAGACACCAACCAGGCCTCGACCATGGATGGAGCACCGCCGCACCGAGAGTTGACCGAACGCATTGCGTACGCTAGCGAGCCGTTCCAGAAAATTGTTTCGCAGGTCAATCAGGTCTTGGTGGGGCAATCGCACTTGGTCGATCGCATGTTGATCGGCTTGCTGACGGGAGGTCATCTGCTGATCGAAGGTGTGCCAGGATTGGCGAAGACGACTGCGGTGGCGAGTCTTGCCAAAGCGATCAACACGGGATTTCAGCGTTTGCAGTTCACTCCCGATTTGTTGCCCGCCGACTTGATCGGAACGCAGGTTTATCGACCGCAGGACCAAACGTTTGTGGTTCAGAAAGGTCCGATCTTCTCCAACTTGATTTTGGCGGACGAGATCAACCGTGCTCCGGCCAAGGTGCAGAGTGCATTGTTGGAAGCGATGCAGGAACACCAAGTCACGATTGGTGGCGAAACGTTTGCGTTGCCGGAACCCTTTCTGGTCATGGCGACTCAAAACCCGGTGGAGCAGGAGGGCACCTACGCCTTGCCGGAGGCTCAGACGGATCGATTCATGCTGAAGGTCGTCGTGGAATATCCCACGCGAGACGAAGAGTTGCAGATCTTGCGTCGTATGGGAAAGACGGCGGCCAAAATGGAGGTGCAATCGGTTGCCAGTCCCGAGCAGATCCTGGCCGCCCGCGAAGTGATCGATGAGATTCACGTGGATCAGAAGGTGGAGGAGTACATCGTGGACTTGGTGATGGCGACCCGTTGCCCCGAGGCGTATGGATTGCCGCTGGAAGGATTGATTCAATTCGGTGGATCCCCGCGTGCGACCATTAACTTGACGCTCGCTGCTCGCGCCGCGGCGTTCCTCGCCGGTCGGGCTTATGTGTTGCCAGCCGACGTCCGCAGCATCGCGTTGGACGTGCTTCGGCATCGGGTCATGGTCACTTACGAAGCGGAAGCCGAAGAGTTGTCCAGTGCAGCCATCGTTCAGCAGATTCTCGATCACATCCCGGTTCCTTGA
- a CDS encoding DUF58 domain-containing protein — MTPSEILRKIRRIQIRTSHRVDEMLAGTWHSAFKGRGIEFEEVRPYQVGDDVRTIDWNVTARQDAPFVKLFREERELSVRLLVDCSASLNFGTQSQTKRELVTELGATLAMSAIKNNDRVGLTLFSDQIEKHLPARQGSRHVLRLIRELLTHEPIGEGTDLNMALEHLQRTAKRRTVVFLISDFQSDDFDRSLRVASQKHDVIPVVVSDAREQTMPSVGLVPLRDNESGQVRWLDTSSRQHRNWYEQMVRDRAEQRDALFRRYRLEPLHLHTGEDLGEPLRRYFHRREAH, encoded by the coding sequence ATGACCCCCAGCGAAATACTTCGAAAGATTCGCCGGATCCAGATTCGAACCAGTCACCGCGTGGATGAAATGCTGGCGGGGACTTGGCACTCTGCGTTCAAGGGCAGAGGCATCGAGTTCGAGGAAGTGCGGCCGTACCAGGTCGGCGACGATGTTCGCACGATCGACTGGAACGTGACGGCGCGACAGGACGCACCTTTCGTCAAATTGTTCCGCGAGGAACGCGAACTGTCGGTGCGTTTGTTGGTTGATTGCTCGGCGTCGTTAAATTTCGGCACGCAGTCCCAGACCAAACGAGAATTGGTCACGGAATTGGGGGCAACGCTGGCCATGTCCGCAATCAAAAACAACGACCGAGTCGGTTTGACCTTGTTCAGCGACCAAATTGAAAAGCACCTGCCCGCTCGCCAAGGTTCTCGGCACGTATTGCGGTTGATTCGTGAACTGCTCACACATGAACCAATCGGTGAAGGGACGGATCTGAACATGGCATTGGAACACCTGCAGAGGACCGCGAAACGTCGCACGGTGGTGTTTTTGATCAGCGATTTTCAATCGGATGACTTTGACCGATCGCTGCGTGTTGCCAGCCAAAAACATGACGTCATTCCCGTGGTGGTGTCAGACGCACGCGAGCAAACGATGCCCTCGGTCGGATTGGTACCGCTTCGAGACAATGAATCGGGACAGGTACGTTGGTTGGACACGTCCAGTCGTCAGCATCGAAATTGGTACGAGCAAATGGTTCGCGATCGTGCGGAGCAGCGCGATGCGTTGTTCCGACGTTATCGGTTGGAGCCACTGCACTTGCATACGGGAGAGGACTTGGGCGAACCGCTACGTCGCTACTTCCATCGACGGGAGGCACATTGA
- a CDS encoding vWA domain-containing protein, whose translation MNFAWPHALWLLILVPVMAWWLWRRKGVSAIAFSSVSAMEGLAPSLRQRMVWLPKVLTLVIVSLLIVALARPREGREQTVSETEGIAIEMVIDRSGSMRAMDFRIDGEPVDRLTAVKNVASKFVLGEDGLEGRYSDLIGLVTFAAYADAVTPPTLDHSFVVSQLQQSSIVNRRDEDGTAIGDAIALSVEKLNALDARQQRKVQSKVLILLTDGENTAGQLDPVQAAELAETMGVKIYAIGVGTNGRAPVAVRDPFTGRKRLRYMEVNIDEETLTNVAELTGGKYFRATDTDSLDAIYREIDQLEKTEVETRQYVSYRELAVQSWRYGAVQVPPLIAVAMVLMCLRLVVEHLWLKELV comes from the coding sequence GTGAATTTTGCTTGGCCGCATGCGCTTTGGTTGTTGATCCTGGTGCCGGTGATGGCGTGGTGGTTGTGGCGACGCAAAGGTGTCTCCGCGATTGCGTTTAGCTCGGTATCCGCCATGGAAGGTTTGGCGCCTAGTTTGCGTCAACGAATGGTTTGGTTGCCGAAGGTGCTGACGTTGGTGATTGTTTCGTTGCTGATTGTCGCACTGGCTCGGCCCCGGGAAGGTCGCGAACAAACGGTGTCGGAGACCGAAGGAATCGCGATTGAGATGGTCATCGACCGCAGTGGAAGCATGCGTGCGATGGACTTCCGGATCGATGGGGAGCCAGTGGATCGGCTCACGGCGGTCAAGAATGTTGCGAGCAAATTCGTCTTGGGAGAGGACGGGCTGGAGGGGCGCTATAGCGATTTGATTGGTTTGGTCACGTTTGCCGCGTACGCGGACGCGGTCACGCCGCCCACCTTGGATCACTCCTTTGTGGTTTCTCAATTGCAGCAGTCCAGCATCGTCAATCGACGGGATGAAGATGGAACCGCCATCGGCGATGCGATCGCTTTGTCGGTTGAGAAACTCAACGCATTGGATGCACGTCAGCAGCGAAAGGTGCAAAGCAAGGTGCTGATTCTCTTGACGGACGGTGAGAACACGGCGGGGCAGTTGGATCCCGTCCAAGCGGCCGAGTTAGCCGAAACGATGGGAGTCAAGATCTACGCGATTGGGGTGGGGACCAATGGCCGGGCTCCGGTTGCTGTGCGAGATCCGTTCACCGGTCGCAAGCGGTTGCGGTACATGGAGGTGAACATCGACGAAGAAACGCTGACGAACGTGGCTGAGTTAACCGGCGGCAAATACTTTCGTGCCACGGACACGGATTCTTTGGATGCGATCTATCGAGAGATTGACCAACTGGAAAAGACCGAGGTCGAGACACGGCAGTACGTCAGCTATCGCGAATTGGCGGTTCAGTCGTGGCGTTACGGGGCCGTGCAGGTTCCGCCTTTGATCGCCGTGGCGATGGTGCTGATGTGTCTGCGATTGGTTGTTGAACATTTGTGGTTGAAGGAGCTGGTATGA